One genomic window of Thermococcus indicus includes the following:
- a CDS encoding PRC-barrel domain-containing protein, with protein sequence MVKIMASKLRDVELITDTGVRLGWVYDLSFDEETGDILVIVAEPDEDLDTGEFVTDHEGLLLIPVSAVKSIGEVIIIDSSKLAVKSKLRRPPSPVKASGESSGLGQ encoded by the coding sequence ATGGTCAAGATAATGGCTTCCAAGCTTAGGGACGTGGAACTGATAACCGACACCGGTGTGAGGCTCGGCTGGGTCTACGACCTCAGCTTTGACGAGGAGACCGGGGACATACTCGTGATAGTGGCCGAGCCGGATGAGGACCTCGACACCGGCGAGTTCGTCACGGATCACGAGGGTCTGCTCCTCATTCCCGTAAGCGCCGTTAAGAGCATCGGCGAGGTCATAATCATCGACTCGAGCAAACTCGCCGTCAAATCCAAGCTCAGAAGGCCGCCTTCCCCCGTGAAGGCCTCCGGGGAATCCTCCGGCCTCGGGCAGTGA
- a CDS encoding CDC48 family AAA ATPase yields the protein MIFGKDEERYEKIKLRVAEALKRDVGRGIVRFDRKFQKQLGVEPGDIVELIGDRTTAAIVANPHPDDRGLDIIRMDGYIRRNAGVSIGDYVTVAKAEVQEAKKVTLAPAQKGVFIQIPGDMVKQNLLGRPVMKGDLIVASSRGETYYGGSPFDELLRGLFETMPLGFGELKFVVVSTSPKGVVQITYNTEVEVLPQAVEVREEAIPEVTYEDIGGLSDAIQKIREMVELPLKHPELFERLGIEPPKGVLLYGPPGTGKTLLAKAVANEANAHFIAINGPEIMSKFYGESEERLREIFKEAEENAPSIIFIDEIDAIAPKREEVVGEVEKRVVSQLLTLMDGLKGRGKVIVIAATNRPDALDPALRRPGRFDREIEVGVPDKKGRKEILQIHTRGMPLEPDYDKETVLRVLKELLKRKAFDEEVLKKLMKRVEGARSDDEVKEILKSASEVYPEVRTRLIEGMLERIAEKTHGFVGADLAALAREAAMVVLRRLINEGKISPEHEKIPPEVLQELRVRKADFYEALKMVDPSALREVLIEMPNVRWEDIGGLQEVKQELKEAVEWPMKYPKAFQRLGIEPPRGVLLYGPPGTGKTLLAKAVATESEANFIGIRGPEVLSKWVGESEKRVREIFRKARQAAPTVIFIDEIDAIAPARGMEGDRVTDRLINQLLTEMDGIERNSGVVVIAATNRPDILDPALLRPGRFDRLILVPAPDEKARLEILRVHTKRVPLAGDVNLRELAKKTEGYSGADIEALVREAALLAMRRIMGELPVELVEEESEEFLERLRVSRKDFEAALKKVRPSITPYMLEYYRNFDENRRKMGEKKTEGPDYYTF from the coding sequence ATGATCTTCGGTAAGGATGAGGAGAGGTACGAGAAGATTAAGCTCCGCGTGGCGGAAGCCTTGAAGAGGGACGTTGGCAGGGGAATAGTCCGGTTCGACAGGAAGTTCCAGAAGCAGCTTGGGGTGGAGCCTGGGGACATCGTGGAGCTGATAGGCGACCGCACAACCGCCGCGATAGTGGCCAACCCCCACCCGGACGACAGAGGACTTGACATCATCAGAATGGACGGCTACATCAGGAGAAACGCCGGGGTCAGCATAGGCGACTACGTGACGGTGGCGAAGGCCGAGGTGCAGGAGGCGAAGAAGGTCACCCTTGCCCCGGCCCAGAAGGGCGTCTTCATCCAGATACCCGGCGACATGGTGAAGCAGAACCTCCTCGGAAGGCCCGTGATGAAGGGAGACCTCATCGTTGCGAGCAGCAGGGGAGAGACTTACTACGGCGGCTCACCCTTCGACGAGCTGCTCAGGGGGCTCTTCGAGACGATGCCCCTCGGTTTTGGAGAGCTGAAGTTCGTGGTGGTCAGCACCAGCCCCAAGGGCGTCGTCCAGATAACCTACAACACCGAGGTCGAGGTTCTTCCACAGGCGGTTGAGGTGCGCGAGGAGGCGATTCCGGAGGTTACCTACGAGGACATCGGCGGTCTGAGCGACGCCATCCAGAAGATACGCGAGATGGTGGAGCTCCCGCTCAAGCACCCGGAACTCTTCGAGCGCCTTGGAATAGAGCCGCCCAAGGGCGTACTCCTCTACGGTCCGCCGGGAACCGGTAAGACCCTCCTCGCGAAGGCCGTCGCCAACGAGGCAAACGCGCACTTCATAGCCATCAACGGACCGGAGATAATGAGCAAGTTCTACGGTGAGAGCGAGGAGAGGCTGAGGGAGATATTCAAGGAAGCTGAAGAAAACGCCCCCAGCATCATATTCATCGACGAGATTGACGCGATAGCGCCCAAGAGGGAAGAGGTCGTTGGAGAGGTCGAGAAACGCGTTGTCAGCCAGCTCCTCACCCTGATGGACGGCCTCAAGGGACGCGGGAAGGTCATAGTTATCGCCGCCACCAACAGGCCCGACGCCCTCGACCCGGCCCTCAGAAGGCCCGGACGCTTCGACAGGGAGATAGAGGTGGGGGTTCCCGACAAGAAGGGCAGGAAGGAGATACTCCAGATACACACCAGGGGAATGCCCCTTGAGCCGGACTACGATAAGGAAACCGTTCTCAGGGTTCTGAAGGAGCTCCTCAAACGGAAAGCCTTTGACGAGGAGGTTCTCAAAAAGCTGATGAAGCGCGTTGAGGGGGCCAGAAGCGACGACGAGGTAAAGGAGATTCTGAAGAGCGCGAGCGAGGTTTATCCCGAGGTCAGAACCAGGCTCATCGAGGGAATGCTCGAGAGGATCGCGGAGAAAACGCACGGCTTCGTCGGTGCAGACCTTGCCGCTTTGGCGAGAGAGGCCGCAATGGTCGTCCTCAGGAGGCTCATAAACGAGGGCAAGATAAGCCCCGAGCACGAGAAGATACCCCCTGAGGTCCTCCAGGAACTCCGCGTGAGGAAGGCTGACTTCTACGAGGCCCTCAAGATGGTGGACCCAAGCGCGCTCAGGGAAGTGCTCATCGAGATGCCGAACGTCCGCTGGGAGGACATAGGCGGCCTCCAGGAGGTAAAGCAGGAGCTCAAAGAGGCCGTCGAATGGCCGATGAAATATCCCAAGGCGTTCCAGAGGCTCGGCATTGAACCGCCGAGGGGTGTGCTCCTCTACGGCCCGCCCGGAACGGGCAAGACGCTCCTAGCCAAGGCCGTGGCGACGGAGAGCGAGGCCAACTTCATCGGAATCCGCGGCCCGGAGGTTCTCAGCAAGTGGGTGGGCGAGAGCGAGAAGCGCGTGAGGGAGATATTCAGGAAGGCCCGCCAGGCCGCGCCAACGGTAATCTTCATCGACGAGATTGACGCGATAGCCCCCGCCAGGGGTATGGAAGGCGACCGCGTTACGGACAGGCTTATCAACCAGCTCCTCACCGAGATGGACGGCATAGAGCGCAACAGCGGCGTGGTCGTTATAGCCGCCACCAACAGGCCGGACATCCTCGACCCAGCTCTGCTGAGACCAGGAAGGTTCGACAGGTTGATACTCGTCCCCGCCCCCGATGAGAAGGCCAGACTGGAGATACTCAGGGTCCACACGAAACGCGTACCCCTGGCAGGGGACGTCAACCTCAGGGAGCTCGCAAAGAAGACCGAGGGATACAGCGGTGCGGACATAGAGGCCCTCGTGAGGGAAGCGGCCCTGCTGGCAATGCGCAGGATAATGGGGGAGCTGCCGGTGGAGCTGGTTGAGGAGGAGAGCGAGGAGTTCCTTGAGAGGCTCAGGGTTTCCAGGAAGGACTTCGAGGCGGCCCTCAAGAAGGTACGCCCGAGCATAACGCCCTACATGCTCGAGTACTACAGGAACTTCGATGAAAACAGGAGGAAGATGGGCGAGAAGAAAACTGAGGGGCCCGACTACTACACCTTCTGA
- a CDS encoding molybdenum cofactor synthesis domain-containing protein, with protein sequence MAFLKVVPLEKALEVINSFQLEPKIESVPLSEALGRVLAEDVASPVDVPPFDRATVDGYAVRAEDTFMAGESEPVRLKVVGEINAGDTPTVELEPGESVYISTGAPLPGGADAVIQFEDVDREGEEVIIYKPAYPGLGVMKAGADIPKGKVLLKRGTRLTFKDTALLSAVGFSEVKVFRKPRVAVISTGNELVLPGEELKPGQIYDINGRAIADAVRELGGEAVFLGIARDNRESLKALIEKGIECCDIVLLSGGASGGIRDLTSSIIEELGEVKIHGIAIQPGKPTIIGLINGKPVFGLPGYPTSCLTNFTLLVAPLLRRLLGRESEVRKVRKKLAHKVFSVKGRRQFLPVRVEGEKAVPILKGSGAVTSFVDADGFIEVPENIEILEAGEEVGVTFFG encoded by the coding sequence ATGGCGTTCCTGAAGGTCGTCCCCCTGGAAAAGGCACTCGAGGTCATAAACTCATTCCAGCTGGAGCCAAAAATCGAAAGCGTCCCCCTGAGCGAAGCCCTGGGCAGGGTTCTGGCGGAGGATGTGGCCTCCCCCGTGGACGTCCCACCCTTCGACAGGGCCACCGTCGACGGTTATGCAGTTCGCGCGGAAGACACCTTCATGGCGGGCGAGAGCGAGCCGGTCAGGCTGAAGGTCGTTGGAGAGATAAACGCAGGAGACACTCCAACTGTGGAGCTCGAGCCCGGTGAGAGCGTTTACATCTCCACGGGCGCACCCCTTCCGGGGGGAGCAGATGCGGTTATACAGTTCGAGGACGTGGACAGGGAAGGGGAAGAGGTCATCATCTACAAGCCGGCCTACCCCGGCCTCGGCGTCATGAAGGCCGGAGCAGATATCCCTAAGGGGAAGGTCCTTCTCAAACGTGGAACCCGGCTGACCTTCAAGGACACCGCGCTTCTCTCTGCTGTCGGCTTCTCGGAAGTCAAAGTCTTCAGGAAGCCAAGGGTTGCCGTGATAAGCACCGGCAACGAGCTCGTTCTACCTGGGGAGGAGCTAAAACCAGGTCAGATTTACGACATAAACGGGCGCGCCATAGCGGACGCGGTCAGGGAGCTCGGAGGCGAGGCCGTTTTCCTCGGCATAGCCAGGGATAACCGTGAGAGCCTCAAGGCGCTCATCGAGAAGGGAATCGAGTGCTGCGACATTGTGCTCCTCAGCGGCGGCGCGAGCGGTGGGATAAGGGACCTGACCAGTTCGATAATCGAGGAACTCGGCGAGGTAAAGATTCACGGCATAGCGATTCAGCCCGGAAAGCCGACGATAATCGGTCTGATCAATGGAAAGCCCGTCTTTGGCCTGCCCGGCTACCCGACCAGCTGTCTTACCAACTTCACCCTGCTCGTTGCACCGCTCCTGAGAAGGCTCCTCGGAAGGGAGAGCGAGGTCAGGAAGGTCAGGAAGAAGCTCGCCCACAAGGTCTTCTCAGTCAAAGGCAGGCGCCAGTTCCTCCCGGTCAGGGTAGAGGGCGAAAAGGCGGTGCCTATACTCAAGGGAAGCGGAGCGGTCACGAGCTTCGTGGATGCCGACGGCTTCATCGAGGTTCCGGAGAACATCGAGATACTGGAGGCCGGCGAGGAGGTCGGGGTTACTTTCTTCGGCTGA
- the serS gene encoding serine--tRNA ligase, whose amino-acid sequence MLDIKLIRENPDIVRGDLIKRGEIEKLKWIDEILELDARWRDNLKKINALRKERNQLAVQIGKRKKAGEPIDDLLARSNEIVKQIEELEKEVEELRKRIDYYLWRLPNITHESVPVGKDDTENVPIRFWGKARVWEGFLESFKEQSLGKMEYEVLDWRPRLHVDMLEILRGADIERAAKVSGARFYYLMNELVLLDLALLRFALDKLIEKGFVPVIPPYMVRRFVEEGVTSFGDFEDVIYKVEGEDLYLVPTAEHPLAGMHANEIIEGKDLPLLYAGVSPCFRKEAGTAGKDTKGIFRVHQFHKVEQFVYARPEESWEWHEKLIANAEEIFRELEIPYRVVNICTGDLGYVAAKKYDIEAWMAGQGKFREVVSASNCTEWQARRLNIRYRDKTHEKPKFVHTLNSTAIATSRAIVAILENFQTEEGVVKLPKALWKYTGFKEILPASMKEKCCQD is encoded by the coding sequence ATGCTGGACATAAAGCTCATCCGTGAAAATCCCGATATCGTCAGGGGCGACCTCATAAAGCGCGGGGAGATAGAGAAGCTCAAGTGGATAGACGAGATTCTGGAGCTCGATGCCAGATGGCGCGATAACCTGAAGAAAATCAACGCCCTCCGGAAGGAGCGCAACCAGCTGGCGGTTCAGATAGGCAAGCGCAAGAAGGCCGGCGAGCCGATAGACGACCTCCTGGCAAGGAGCAACGAGATAGTGAAGCAGATTGAGGAGCTCGAGAAGGAAGTCGAGGAGCTGAGAAAGAGGATAGACTACTACCTCTGGCGCCTCCCGAACATCACCCACGAGAGTGTTCCCGTCGGCAAGGACGACACCGAGAACGTCCCCATCAGGTTCTGGGGCAAGGCCAGGGTCTGGGAGGGCTTCCTCGAGAGCTTTAAGGAGCAGAGCCTCGGGAAGATGGAGTATGAAGTCCTCGACTGGAGGCCGAGGCTTCACGTGGACATGCTCGAAATCCTCCGCGGTGCGGACATTGAAAGGGCCGCGAAGGTCAGCGGTGCGAGGTTCTACTACCTCATGAACGAGCTGGTTCTCCTCGACCTGGCACTCCTCCGCTTCGCCCTCGACAAGCTCATCGAGAAGGGCTTCGTCCCGGTCATACCGCCCTACATGGTGCGCCGCTTTGTTGAGGAGGGCGTCACGAGCTTCGGCGACTTCGAGGACGTCATCTACAAGGTTGAAGGTGAGGACCTCTACCTCGTCCCGACGGCCGAGCACCCCCTCGCTGGAATGCACGCCAACGAGATAATCGAGGGGAAGGATTTACCTCTCCTCTACGCCGGCGTGAGCCCCTGCTTCCGCAAGGAGGCCGGAACCGCTGGAAAGGACACGAAGGGAATCTTCAGGGTGCACCAGTTCCACAAGGTCGAGCAGTTCGTTTACGCGAGGCCCGAGGAGAGCTGGGAGTGGCACGAGAAGCTCATAGCCAACGCAGAGGAGATATTCCGGGAGCTTGAGATTCCCTACCGCGTTGTGAACATCTGCACCGGCGACCTCGGCTACGTTGCGGCAAAGAAGTATGACATCGAGGCATGGATGGCGGGCCAGGGCAAGTTCAGGGAGGTCGTCTCGGCGAGCAACTGCACCGAGTGGCAGGCGAGAAGGCTGAACATCCGGTACCGCGACAAGACCCACGAGAAGCCCAAGTTCGTCCACACGCTCAACTCGACTGCCATAGCCACCTCGAGGGCAATCGTTGCCATCCTCGAGAACTTCCAGACGGAGGAAGGCGTGGTAAAGCTCCCGAAGGCCCTCTGGAAGTACACGGGCTTCAAGGAGATCCTGCCCGCGAGCATGAAGGAGAAGTGTTGCCAGGATTAA
- a CDS encoding ATP-binding protein, whose amino-acid sequence MIERETWAEVILDYRSLPFDGIEREIDVRVPNTQMALAIIGPRRVGKTYLMRQIIEKLRAEGLPEENIAYVNLEDPRLVGASLEDLMTLLEVLREMGGEKFHLFLDEVQVVDGWERFVRYLLDVGYRVFVSGSSSKLLSKEIATQLRGRSIAVRVFPFSFGEFLKARGFAAKRYLSSAEKAELRRLLHEYLEWGGYPEVVLNPHMRIEVLRGILDLAIYRDIVERWEVRNLSALRLLLKILARSSHLTLTKAYSTMKSLGVSIGKGTLADYLEYLSDAFILHRLPPYVKSYKKAELLGFKPYLADNGLLRITGVKDKGRLLENLVMVELLRRGFEPGEDLFYVPGDGWEVDFLAGDELIQVSYELHTLNWERELKALLNATKRVDAKRLTVITFVDRERVELNGKRIDVVPLQDWLLR is encoded by the coding sequence ATGATTGAAAGGGAAACTTGGGCCGAGGTGATTCTCGATTACCGTTCACTGCCCTTCGATGGGATTGAACGAGAAATTGATGTGAGAGTCCCCAACACCCAGATGGCACTGGCGATAATCGGGCCGAGACGGGTAGGGAAGACCTACCTCATGCGTCAAATCATCGAGAAACTCAGGGCAGAGGGCCTCCCGGAGGAGAACATCGCCTACGTGAACCTTGAGGACCCGAGACTTGTGGGGGCTTCCCTTGAGGATTTGATGACACTCCTGGAAGTCCTGAGGGAGATGGGTGGGGAAAAATTCCACCTCTTCCTCGACGAGGTTCAGGTCGTTGATGGCTGGGAGCGCTTCGTCCGCTACCTCCTCGACGTTGGCTACAGGGTTTTTGTTTCAGGCTCGTCTTCGAAGCTCCTCTCGAAGGAGATAGCGACCCAGCTGAGGGGGCGTTCCATAGCGGTTCGCGTCTTTCCCTTTTCCTTCGGGGAGTTTTTGAAGGCAAGGGGATTTGCGGCTAAGCGCTACTTATCAAGCGCGGAGAAGGCGGAGCTTAGAAGGCTCCTCCATGAGTACCTCGAATGGGGAGGCTATCCAGAGGTCGTGCTCAACCCCCACATGAGGATTGAAGTCCTCAGGGGAATCCTCGACCTCGCAATCTACCGCGACATCGTGGAGCGCTGGGAGGTTAGGAACCTCTCGGCTTTGAGGCTCCTTTTGAAAATCCTGGCCCGTTCAAGCCATCTCACACTTACCAAGGCGTATTCGACGATGAAGAGCCTTGGAGTTTCGATAGGTAAGGGAACCCTCGCCGATTATCTCGAATACCTGAGCGATGCGTTCATTCTGCACCGTCTTCCTCCCTATGTGAAGTCTTACAAAAAGGCGGAACTGCTTGGCTTCAAGCCCTACCTTGCTGATAACGGCCTGCTGAGGATTACTGGGGTTAAGGACAAAGGAAGATTGCTTGAAAACCTCGTCATGGTTGAACTTTTGCGTAGGGGCTTTGAGCCAGGAGAGGATTTGTTCTACGTTCCCGGCGATGGCTGGGAGGTAGATTTTCTCGCTGGGGACGAGCTGATTCAGGTCAGCTACGAGCTTCATACCCTTAACTGGGAGCGCGAGCTTAAGGCACTTCTCAACGCCACAAAGAGGGTTGATGCTAAGAGGCTTACCGTTATCACCTTCGTCGATCGGGAGAGGGTCGAGCTGAATGGAAAACGGATTGATGTCGTTCCCCTCCAGGATTGGCTCCTTCGCTAA
- a CDS encoding nucleotidyltransferase domain-containing protein — MPREKVVRVWDEREVVYPPKRWRYLLEKRERALKIMERLGQFDPQLYGSVARGDVRKDSDIDIFIPYRVPSYLIELALEGLVSRRKIVMATPWHLIKGVIEIDEETTVTFPLIDPTDRELEFYRWGGAVDLWGMKTNERVPGVNKKLILIVPTERGHIEREVVGRESEVARILGVSVDIVTERVHVLTRRDAIGRTGIYINEEVPDWMSFEEALKLITDRDPNVRRKVRERGGV, encoded by the coding sequence ATGCCGAGGGAAAAAGTTGTCAGGGTATGGGATGAACGGGAAGTGGTCTATCCTCCAAAGAGATGGCGCTACCTCCTGGAGAAGAGGGAGAGGGCGCTAAAGATAATGGAGCGTCTGGGCCAGTTCGATCCTCAGCTCTACGGCAGCGTCGCGAGGGGGGACGTGAGAAAGGATAGCGACATAGACATCTTCATCCCCTACCGGGTGCCGAGCTACCTCATCGAACTGGCCCTGGAGGGGCTGGTGAGCAGGAGGAAAATCGTGATGGCGACTCCGTGGCACCTCATCAAGGGGGTCATCGAGATAGACGAGGAGACGACGGTCACGTTCCCGTTAATCGACCCCACCGACAGGGAGCTTGAGTTCTACCGATGGGGCGGGGCGGTTGATCTGTGGGGCATGAAAACGAATGAGCGCGTCCCAGGCGTCAATAAGAAGCTGATACTCATAGTCCCCACCGAGAGGGGGCACATCGAGAGGGAAGTCGTCGGGCGGGAGAGCGAGGTCGCCAGAATCCTCGGGGTCAGCGTGGACATCGTCACCGAGCGCGTCCATGTGCTCACGAGGAGGGACGCGATAGGAAGAACCGGAATCTACATCAACGAGGAAGTTCCCGACTGGATGAGCTTTGAGGAGGCGCTGAAGCTCATAACCGACCGCGACCCGAACGTCAGGAGAAAGGTGCGGGAGCGGGGAGGGGTTTAG
- a CDS encoding L-threonylcarbamoyladenylate synthase → MTVVINMRDGVDGRGIKIAARFILEGKLVAFPTETVYGLGADALNARAVRRIFEAKGRPADNPLIVHIADFSDLGRLARDVPSEAGLLAERFWPGPLTMVLPRNENVPDVTTGGLDTVAVRMPAHPIALALIRASTPVAAPSANISGKPSPTLAEHVIDDFYGRIECIIDGGETRIGVESTVIDLSSERPTLLRPGGLPLEEIEKVIGGVEIHPAVRGKLVDVARSPGMKYKHYSPNAQVIVVEGKRENVRSKIAELVHGYRAEGLRVGVMATEEYDADEFFHLGSTEEEVARNLFRALRELDKRGVDVIIAEGIEERGLGFAVMNRLRKAAGYRIVWA, encoded by the coding sequence ATGACGGTGGTAATCAACATGCGAGACGGAGTCGATGGGAGGGGCATAAAGATAGCCGCAAGATTCATACTGGAGGGAAAACTGGTTGCGTTTCCAACCGAGACCGTTTACGGCCTCGGTGCGGATGCCCTGAACGCCCGGGCCGTGAGGAGGATATTCGAGGCCAAGGGCAGGCCGGCGGACAACCCGCTCATCGTCCACATAGCTGACTTCAGCGACCTGGGGCGGCTCGCGAGGGACGTTCCCAGCGAGGCAGGGCTCCTCGCCGAGAGGTTCTGGCCGGGCCCCCTGACGATGGTCCTGCCGAGGAACGAGAACGTCCCTGACGTCACCACAGGAGGCCTCGACACCGTGGCCGTCAGAATGCCTGCGCACCCGATAGCGCTCGCGCTTATAAGGGCGAGCACTCCAGTGGCGGCACCCTCGGCGAACATAAGCGGAAAGCCGAGCCCCACCCTGGCGGAGCACGTCATAGACGACTTCTACGGGAGGATAGAGTGCATAATCGACGGCGGCGAGACCAGGATAGGCGTTGAATCAACGGTGATAGACCTCAGCTCGGAGAGGCCGACCCTGCTGAGGCCCGGCGGTCTTCCACTGGAAGAGATCGAGAAGGTCATCGGGGGGGTCGAGATACATCCGGCGGTCAGGGGCAAGCTCGTGGACGTCGCCCGCTCCCCCGGGATGAAGTACAAGCACTACTCGCCGAACGCCCAGGTTATAGTGGTCGAAGGGAAGAGGGAGAACGTGAGGAGTAAGATAGCCGAGCTGGTGCACGGGTACCGCGCGGAGGGCCTCAGGGTTGGGGTGATGGCCACGGAGGAGTACGACGCGGACGAGTTCTTCCACCTGGGGAGCACCGAGGAGGAAGTGGCGAGGAACCTCTTCAGGGCGCTCAGGGAGCTGGATAAACGCGGTGTGGACGTCATAATCGCGGAGGGAATCGAGGAGAGGGGACTGGGATTCGCGGTGATGAACAGACTGAGAAAGGCAGCGGGGTACAGAATAGTCTGGGCATAG
- a CDS encoding glycosyltransferase family 4 protein, with protein MRILMVGHYPPHAGGVANHLDNLVRELRKRHEVHVLTYGPVEPREFEREFVHQVKVPPIYGLRGTSFAFLGSRKIVRLHRELGFDLIHAHFVGTTSFAGVLAKEKTGLPLVVTAHGSDLEHTAKLALGRFYVKKTLAEADAVIAVSHWLAGKALALGAGRVSVIPNGVRELEGAGEPGNRRYITFIGALREYKSPRTFIELARAFPEREFLVVGDGPLRRSLEADAPGNVRFLGYRRDVGKILSESVLLVLPSRREGFGLVILEANSLGVPAVGRRVSAVPELIRAGKNGLTFGTFDELVEAVKVLIEPKRNRKAGAVAKGIAALYSWEAVAAAVEGVYSSVVGQRF; from the coding sequence ATGAGGATTCTAATGGTCGGTCACTATCCCCCCCACGCCGGTGGCGTTGCCAATCACCTGGACAACCTCGTGAGGGAGCTCAGAAAACGCCACGAGGTCCACGTCCTGACCTACGGGCCGGTTGAGCCGAGGGAGTTCGAGCGAGAATTCGTCCACCAGGTCAAGGTTCCTCCGATTTACGGGCTGAGGGGGACGAGCTTCGCCTTTCTGGGTTCCAGGAAAATCGTCCGGCTCCACAGGGAGCTGGGGTTCGATTTGATCCACGCCCATTTCGTTGGAACGACCAGCTTCGCGGGCGTTCTCGCGAAGGAGAAAACCGGCCTTCCCCTCGTCGTCACGGCCCACGGAAGCGACCTGGAGCACACGGCAAAGCTGGCCCTCGGAAGGTTCTACGTGAAAAAAACCCTCGCCGAGGCAGACGCGGTAATAGCGGTCAGCCACTGGCTGGCAGGGAAGGCACTGGCCCTCGGGGCGGGAAGGGTGAGCGTCATACCCAACGGGGTGCGTGAACTCGAAGGGGCCGGGGAACCGGGGAACAGGAGGTACATCACGTTCATCGGCGCCCTCCGCGAATACAAAAGCCCCCGGACTTTCATAGAGCTGGCGAGGGCGTTTCCCGAGAGGGAATTCCTTGTGGTGGGTGACGGCCCGCTCAGGAGGAGCCTGGAAGCGGATGCACCCGGAAACGTGAGGTTCCTTGGGTACAGACGTGACGTTGGAAAGATTCTGTCGGAGAGCGTTCTCCTCGTCCTGCCCTCCAGGAGGGAGGGCTTCGGCCTCGTCATCCTGGAGGCCAACAGCCTGGGCGTCCCTGCGGTGGGAAGGCGCGTGAGCGCGGTTCCCGAGCTGATCAGAGCGGGAAAGAACGGACTCACCTTCGGGACGTTCGATGAGCTCGTTGAGGCCGTAAAGGTTCTTATCGAGCCGAAAAGGAACCGGAAAGCCGGGGCCGTTGCGAAGGGTATTGCGGCGCTCTACTCGTGGGAGGCCGTCGCGGCGGCGGTTGAGGGGGTGTACTCCTCGGTGGTTGGGCAACGTTTTTAA